The following coding sequences are from one Triticum dicoccoides isolate Atlit2015 ecotype Zavitan chromosome 4A, WEW_v2.0, whole genome shotgun sequence window:
- the LOC119289790 gene encoding uncharacterized protein LOC119289790 yields the protein MATPTDEPTITMETCGGVSDDPTMETIGVLSDVPIVSKSLPIGAVSANFKVTRGFGGIAENAKVNVDTLYLRQIMTGWDANQSDVIKPNAVTGLGKTVVNNWGIYDGPGSKAKLVAKTHGMHTFAGKWSNWFTLVFVVERFEASTLQVMGANDEDDADNEWAIVGGTGEFTMARGIIQRRVYSVTDSALTHALTIEFFCRMKEVVPAPTKRGTVGGNKGSLLWEMEGKSQRLENVTIYHVGAVEGFQFSYVDEDGKIRTTGTWGRVHLDPLRKTEIKFGPSEFVKKINGAQRGGGAWLSKFEIVTTHKTYGPFGSDIGTPQFSYTVPEDETVVGFFANTDNVFVTSIGVYTI from the exons ATGGCCACACCCACCGATGAACCCACCATCACCATGGAGACCTGCGGCGGTGTCTCCGACGACCCCACCATGGAGACCATCGGTGTCCTCTCCGATGTCCCCATTGTGAGCAAAAGCCTCCCCATAGGCGCCGTCTCCGCCAATTTCAAGGTCACTCGTGGCTTCGGTGGAATCGCGGAGAACGCCAAGGTGAACGTCGACACGCTGTATCTGCGCCAGATCATGACAGGCTGGGACGCGAATCAGTCGGATGTGATAAAGCCCAATGCCGTGACTGGGCTAGGTAAAACTGTTGTGAATAACTGGGGGATCTATGacggccctggctccaaggcgaaaCTGGTTGCCAAAACGCACGGCATGCACACATTTGCCGGCAAATGGAGCAATTGGTTCACCCTGGTGTTTGTGGTCGAAAG GTTCGAAGCGTCCACTCTTCAGGTTATGGGAGCTAATGATGAGGATGATGCAGATAATGAGTGGGCCATTGTAGGTGGGACCGGTGAATTCACAATGGCTCGCGGCATCATCCAGAGAAGAGTATATAGTGTAACAGACAGTGCATTAACACATGCGCTTACTATTGAATTCTTCTGCCGCATGAAGGAG GTCGTCCCTGCACCTACAAAGAGAGGAACAGTTGGTGGAAATAAAGGCTCCCTGCTTTGGGAAATGGAAGGCAAATCCCAACGTCTAGAAAATGTGACAATCTACCATGTAGGTGCAGTTGAAGGGTTTCAATTTTCCTACGTTGACGAAGACGGGAAAATCCGCACCACTGGCACTTGGGGTCGAGTACATCTTGATCCTTTGCGCAAGACAGAA ATAAAGTTTGGCCCATCAGAGTTTGTGAAAAAGATCAATGGGGCTCAGAGAGGAGGCGGGGCCTGGCTATCAAAATTTGAGATCGTCACCACCCACAAAACGTATGGTCCTTTTGGAAGTGACATCGGCACTCCACAATTCAGCTATACCGTGCCGGAGGACGAGACCGTGGTGGGCTTCTTCGCAAACACTGATAATGTTTTCGTCACTTCAATTGGTGTTTACACCATCTGA